A single genomic interval of Suncus etruscus isolate mSunEtr1 chromosome 10, mSunEtr1.pri.cur, whole genome shotgun sequence harbors:
- the VXN gene encoding vexin — MHQIYSCSDENIEVFTTVIPSKVSSPARRRVKSSQHLLAKNVVIESELCTPRTLDLLQHRRDCSDGEGRRAGRLQTAQRQGPHQVKIPARPVGISEPKSSNLCGNRAYGKSLIPPVARISVKTPAILEATTMGSENGAVLKRGPRKLKKITEDYPALPQGAEASLPLTGNASCGVPSILRKMWTRHKKKSEYVGATNSAFEAD, encoded by the exons ATGCATCAGATCTACAGCTGCAGTGATGAAAACATCGAAGTTTTCACCACGGTGATTCCTTCCAAAG TGTCCAGTCCAGCCAGAAGAAGAGTCAAAAGCTCTCAACACCTCTTGGCCAAGAAT GTAGTGATAGAATCAGAGCTCTGCACCCCAAGGACCCTGGACTTGCTGCAGCACCGCAGAGACTGCAGCGATGGAGAGGGTCGACGGGCAGGCCGGCTGCAGACTGCACAGCGgcaggggccacaccaggtgaaaaTCCCGGCCAGACCTG TTGGAATTTCTGAACCCAAATCATCGAATCTGTGTGGGAATCGAGCATATGGAAAATCTttg ATTCCTCCAGTAGCCCGAATCTCAGTGAAAACACCCGCCATCTTGGAGGCAACAACCATGGGCTCAGAGAATGGAGCTGTTCTGAAAAGAGG CCCCAGAAAACTCAAGAAGATAACTGAAGACTACCCAGCACTTCCCCAAGGAGCAGAGGCCTCCCTACCACTGACAGGAAATGCTTCCTGTGGTGTGCCCAGCATCCTTCGAAAAATGTGGACAAGGCACAAAAAGAAGTCAGAATATGTGGGAGCTACCAACAGCGCCTTTGAAGCCGACTAA